GTACCACTTCACCAGTGTTGCGGTCACGGCCTTCGTATACGCCTCCGTCTACTGGCTTCCATTCTAATCCAATATCTAGTAGGTTTACGAAGAAGTCATTAGTAAGTGTACCTACACGATCAGTGAATACACCATGCTTTGTGCCGCCGTAGTTTGTACCTAGAGCGCGCATACCACCGATAAGAACAGTCATTTCTGGTGCAGTTAGACCTAATAGTTGAGCTCTATCTACAAGAAGCTCTTCTGGACTAACACTGTACTCTTTCTTTTGATAGTTACGGAAACCGTCAGCAACAGGCTCTAACACGTCAAAGCCCTCTACTTCAGTTTGTTCTTCTGTTGCATCGCCACGTCCTGGAGCGAAAGGAACTGTTACATCAAAGCCTGCATCTTTTGCCGCTTTTTCTACTGCCGCAGTACCACCTAGTACAATTAAGTCAGCTAGGCTAACTTTTTTCTCAAGATGACTTTGGATGTCCTCTAGTACAGAAAGAACTTTTGAAAGCTGTTCAGGTTGGTTTACTTCCCAATCCTTTTGTGGAGCAAGGCGAATACGTGCACCGTTTGCGCCACCACGATTATCAGATCCACGGAATGTGCTTGCTGAAGCCCAAGCAGTTGTAACTAACTCGCTAATTGTAAGTCCTGAGTCTAGGATGAGTACTTTGATTTTTTCTACTTCATCTTCTGTTAATTTATAATCAACAGTTGGTACAGGATCTTGCCAGATAAGATCTTCTGCTGGAACCTCTGGACCAAGATATCTTGATTTAGGACCCATGTCACGGTGTAAAAGTTTGAACCATGCGCGAGCAAATGCATCAGCAAACTCATCAGGGTTTGTGTGGAAACGACGTGCGATTTTCTCGTAGCTTGGGTCATGACGTAATGCTAAATCAGATGTGAACATAACTGTTGGAACTTTCTTAGATGAATCAGCTGCATCTGGTGCAAGATCTTTTTCGTCAGGATCTACAGCCATCCATTGGTATGCTCCAGCTGGACTCTTAGTTAGCCACCATTCATATCCGAATAATAAATCAAAGTATCCATTATCCCATTGTATTGGGTTAGCTGTCCAAGCGCCTTCAAGACCACTAGTGATTGTGTCGCCACCTTTTCCACTTCCGTGTGTGCTTAACCAACCTAAGCCTTGTGCTTCAATTGGAGCTGCTTCTGGTTCTGGACCAACATGTGCTGCATCTCCTGCACCGTGTGCTTTACCGAATGTATGTCCACCTGCAATAAGTGCAACAGTTTCTTCATCATTCATTCCCATACGTCCGAATGTTTCGCGAATGTCGTGTGCACTTTTTAGTGGATCAGGTTTACCGTCTGGACCTTCTGGATTAACGTAAATAAGTCCCATCTGAACAGCAGCAAGCGGATTTTCAAGCTCGCGGTCTTCAGAGTAGCGGTTATTTCCTAGCATTTCAGTTTCAGTACCCCAGTAGATGTCTTCTTCTGGATGCCAAATGTCTGCACGTCCGCCACCGAATCCAAAAGGCTTTAGACCCATTGATTCAAGTGCAACGTTTCCTGTTAGAAGCAATAAGTCAGCCCAAGAGATCTTGTTGCCATATTTTTGCTTAATAGGCCATAGTAATCTACGTGCTTTATCAACGTTCGCGTTGTCAGCCCAGCTATTAAGTGGAGCAAAACGCTGATTACCAGTTGAACCACCGCCACGACCGTCACCAGTACGATATGTACCAGCAGCATGCCATGACATACGGATAAACATTGGACCATAGTGACCATAGTCAGCAGGCCACCAATCTTGGCTGTCTGTCATTAAGTCATGAAGATCCTTTTTAAGAGCTTCATAGTCTAGCTTTTTAAATTCTTCAGCATAATTAAAGTCTTCTCCCATAGGGTTAGATTTTTTGTCATGCTGATGAAGAATATTTAAGTTTAACTGGTTAGGCCACCAGTCTTGATTTGTTGTACCACTAGT
This genomic stretch from Metabacillus sp. B2-18 harbors:
- the katG gene encoding catalase/peroxidase HPI, whose translation is MESFDTTGTGKCPFHGGATSPKTSGTTNQDWWPNQLNLNILHQHDKKSNPMGEDFNYAEEFKKLDYEALKKDLHDLMTDSQDWWPADYGHYGPMFIRMSWHAAGTYRTGDGRGGGSTGNQRFAPLNSWADNANVDKARRLLWPIKQKYGNKISWADLLLLTGNVALESMGLKPFGFGGGRADIWHPEEDIYWGTETEMLGNNRYSEDRELENPLAAVQMGLIYVNPEGPDGKPDPLKSAHDIRETFGRMGMNDEETVALIAGGHTFGKAHGAGDAAHVGPEPEAAPIEAQGLGWLSTHGSGKGGDTITSGLEGAWTANPIQWDNGYFDLLFGYEWWLTKSPAGAYQWMAVDPDEKDLAPDAADSSKKVPTVMFTSDLALRHDPSYEKIARRFHTNPDEFADAFARAWFKLLHRDMGPKSRYLGPEVPAEDLIWQDPVPTVDYKLTEDEVEKIKVLILDSGLTISELVTTAWASASTFRGSDNRGGANGARIRLAPQKDWEVNQPEQLSKVLSVLEDIQSHLEKKVSLADLIVLGGTAAVEKAAKDAGFDVTVPFAPGRGDATEEQTEVEGFDVLEPVADGFRNYQKKEYSVSPEELLVDRAQLLGLTAPEMTVLIGGMRALGTNYGGTKHGVFTDRVGTLTNDFFVNLLDIGLEWKPVDGGVYEGRDRNTGEVVRTATRVDLVFGSNSVLLAISEVYAQEDNKEKFVKDFVSAWVKVMNADRFDLK